The Bacteroidota bacterium genome segment CGTCGCGGGCACCACGACGCGCACCGCCGCGCAGCTCGTCGGCGTCAACAAGAACACCGCCGCGCTCTACTTCCACAAGCTCCGCGAGGCCATCACCGAACACCTTGCCGACGAAGGCCCCTTCGATGGCGAAGTCGAGATCGACGAGTCGTACTTCGGAGGCTACCGCAAAGGCA includes the following:
- a CDS encoding IS1595 family transposase; protein product: MTRRRSRLPPTTQRRLIEHFVAGTTTRTAAQLVGVNKNTAALYFHKLREAITEHLADEGPFDGEVEIDESYFGGYRKG